A genomic stretch from Sceloporus undulatus isolate JIND9_A2432 ecotype Alabama chromosome 5, SceUnd_v1.1, whole genome shotgun sequence includes:
- the TIGD4 gene encoding tigger transposable element-derived protein 4: protein MHLSLPKSSDYRMAEPSDVPTLSPVARKKTSLTIQDKIAIITTIENGKKTEIAEKYGIKRNSLYSIMKNKDNILEAFESLPFDPKRKRLRMAHYTDLEEALVKWYQMAQCSNVRINGPLLRIKANYFAEKLGHHDFKCSNGWLDRFKSRYGLAFRSQSVAANATTLTTVTTVDALTVWHQSILPYYLKIYQPNDIFNMKETRLFYQMVPSHTFVFKGETCSVGKVSKEKITLVVGANMDASEKLPLLVIGKNKTPYSFQSTKSPLVKYQSSAMPWKTSDMFEQWLSKLDMKFQTQKRHVVIFVDPFPDFPEVKNLKCIRLVCFPSCSPSRFAAMKHGIIKNLKIRYRSLLFKKFIDCVDSGKEFSVTLLNALDMLQLCWRAVSSGTIINSYIEAGFKSGSGEKADVDAEVEISFSLTAYALAAGVQFPTVLSLEEYAALDDDLITCEMTPNSEIQCNQNFISSQICGEHEGSGFSQPPSQNTRPGLL, encoded by the coding sequence ATGCATTTGAGCCTTCCCAAGAGTTCTGACTATAGGATGGCAGAGCCTTCAGATGTTCCTACTCTTTCACCTGTGGCAAGAAAGAAGACAAGTTTAACAATCCAGGACAAAATTGCCATAATAACCACCATAGAAAATGGCAAGAAGACAGAGATTGCAGAAAAATATGGCATAAAGAGAAACTCCTTGTATTCCATTATGAAGAACAAAGATAACATTTTAGAAGCATTTGAATCTTTGCCATTTGACCCTAAAAGAAAAAGGTTAAGGATGGCACATTATACTGATCTGGAAGAAGCTTTGGTGAAGTGGTACCAAATGGCTCAGTGTTCAAATGTGCGAATAAATGGACCCTTGCTACGCATCAAGGCCaattattttgcagagaaacTTGGACATCATGATTTCAAATGCAGCAATGGCTGGCTAGATCGCTTTAAATCAAGGTATGGATTAGCATTCAGATCTCAGTCGGTAGCAGCTAATGCAACTACTCTGACCACTGTTACTACAGTGGATGCATTAACAGTTTGGCATCAAAGTATTCTGCCTTACTATTTAAAGATATATCAGCCAAATGATATATTTAACATGAAAGAGACAAGATTGTTTTATCAGATGGTACCTAGtcatacatttgtttttaaaggagaaacatgCTCCGTGGGAAAAGTGAGCAAGGAAAAGATAACTCTTGTGGTTGGTGCAAACATGGATGCCTCTGAGAAACTTCCTTTGCTtgtcattggaaaaaacaaaactccCTATAGCTTTCAGAGTACAAAGTCACCTCTTGTAAAATACCAGTCCAGTGCTATGCCATGGAAGACTTCAGATATGTTTGAACAATGGCTGAGCAAGCTTGATATGAAGTTTCAAACACAGAAGCGTCACGTCGTTATTTTTGTGGACCCTTTCCCAGATTTTCCAGAGGTAAAGAATTTAAAGTGTATCAGACTTGTATGCTTTCCTTCTTGTTCCCCTTCTAGATTTGCAGCTATGAAACATGGTATTATTAAGAATCTGAAAATCAGATATCGATCTCTTCTTTTCAAGAAATTTATAGACTGTGTAGACAGTGGCAAGGAATTCTCAGTGACTCTGCTTAATGCCCTTGATATGTTGCAGCTTTGTTGGAGGGCTGTATCCTCAGGGACAATTATTAACAGTTATATTGAAGCAGGGTTTAAATCAGGCTCTGGGGAAAAGGCTGATGTAGATGCAGAAGTTGAAATTAGCTTCAGTTTGACTGCGTATGCACTGGCTGCAGGAGTACAATTTCCAACAGTCTTATCTTTGGAAGAATATGCAGCTTTGGATGATGACTTGATAACCTGTGAAATGACTCCTAACAGTGAGATACAATGTAACCAAAATTTTATTTCAAGTCAAATTTGTGGAGAACATGAAGGCAGTGGGTTTTCTCAACCTCCATCACAAAACACAAGGCCTGGTCTACTTTAG